Proteins found in one Xyrauchen texanus isolate HMW12.3.18 chromosome 30, RBS_HiC_50CHRs, whole genome shotgun sequence genomic segment:
- the LOC127623890 gene encoding coiled-coil domain-containing protein 25, which produces MVFYFTSAVVSPPYTIYMGKDKYENEDLIKYGWPEDIWFHVDKLSSAHVYLRMPKGITIEDIPKEVLIDCAQLVKNNSIQGCKMNNINVVYTPWSNLKKTADMDVGQIGFHRQKEVKIVAVEKKINEIVNRLEKTKEEHNPDLAAEKESRDREERNEKKAQTQEQKKKEKEEMKKKKDIDELRNYSSLMKSDNMTTNEDGYDSDDFM; this is translated from the exons ATGGTGTTTTACTTCACAAGCGCAG TTGTCTCACCACCCTATACCATCTACATGGGTAAAGACAAATATGAAA ATGAAGATCTTATAAAATATGGATGGCCTGAAGATATTTG GTTCCATGTGGACAAGCTCTCATCTGCCCATGTATATCTCAGAATGCCCAAG GGTATAACGATAGAAGACATACCAAAAGAAGTCCTGATTGACTGTGCACAGCTGGTGAAAAACAACAGCATTCAAG GTTGCAAAATGAACAATATTAATGTTGTCTACACACCATGGAGCAATCTGAAAAAAACTGCAGACATGGATGTCGGGCAGATAGGATTTCATAGACAGAAGGAG GTGAAAATTGTGGCAGTAGAGAAGAAAATTAACGAAATCGTCAACAGACTGGAGAAAACGAAAGAGGAGCACAATCCTGATCTTGCTGCCGAGAAAGAGTCTAGGGACAGAGAGGAGAGAAACGAGAagaaagctcagacacaagagcagaaaaagaaagagaaggaggaaatgaagaagaaaaaagacattGATGAATTAAG GAATTATTCATCACTTATGAAGAGTGACAACATGACCACTAATGAG GATGGCTATGATTCAGATGACTTCATGTAA